One stretch of Nicotiana tabacum cultivar K326 chromosome 18, ASM71507v2, whole genome shotgun sequence DNA includes these proteins:
- the LOC142172636 gene encoding uncharacterized protein LOC142172636, translating to MTNENQTNGSVAGTGATVTSVVASLSRSTPPHAMAPAEKPGKFSGIDFKRWQMKMLFYLTTLSLQRFIKEDPPVMAENTPDDERLVVTEAWKHSDFLCKNYILSCLEDGLYNVYSVMETSKALWNALEKKYKTEDAGLKKFVAARFLDFKMIDTRSVITQVQELQVIVHDLLAEGMVINEAFQVAAFIEKLPPLWKDFKNYLKHKRKEMTLEDLIVRLRIEEDNKNAEKKSRGNSTIMGANVVEEAPQNKKRKKASGRKNYPSKKKFKGLDETIFMGNSSTTKIE from the exons ATGACGAATGAAAACCAAACTAATGGAAGTGTTGCGGGAACGGGTGCTACTGTTACGAGTGTTGTTGCCTCGTTAAGCCGTTCTACTCCTCCTCATGcgatggcaccggcagaaaaacccggaaagttTTCCGGTATTGACTTCAAACGCTGGCAAATGAAGATGCTCTTCTATCTTACTACGTTGAGTTTGCAACGTTTCATCAAGGAGGATCCTCCGGTCATGGCTGAAAATACTCCGGATGATGAACGACTTGTTGtaactgaagcatggaaacattctgatttcttgtgcaaaaactacatattgagttgtttggaagatggcttgtacaatgtctatagtgtcatggaaacttcaaaagcgTTATGGAATgcgcttgagaagaagtacaagactgaggatgccggacttaagaagttcgtggctgcaaggtttttggatttcaagatgattgacactaggtcagtcataactcaagtccaagaattacaagtcattgtgcatgacctccttgctgaag gtatggtcataaatgaggCCTTTCAAGTCGCTGCTTTCATTGAGAAGttacctccgttgtggaaggattttaagaactatcttaaacacaagcggaaggagatgacactagaagacttgattgttcgtttgaggatagaagaagacaacaaaaatgCTGAAAAGAAGTCACGTGGAAACTCGACAATAATGGGGGCAAACGTTGTTGAGGAGGCGCcacaaaataagaaaaggaagaaggcttctggacgAAAGAATTACCCAAGCAAGAAAAAGTTCAAGG GACTCGACGAGACAATCTTCATGGGAAATTCATCTACGACCAAAATTGAATGA